A DNA window from Allokutzneria albata contains the following coding sequences:
- a CDS encoding type I polyketide synthase → MSDSNQQVVNALRASLKETERLRKANQQLTAASREPIAIVAMSCRYPGGVASPEDLWDVVAEGRDVVGSFPANRGWDLDAMYDPDPDVQGTCYTTQGGFIYEADQFDPAFFGISPREAATMDPQQRLLLETSWEVFERAGLTPQALKGTPTGVFVGAAYQGYGESWRDAPDGLQGHLVTGMSTSIISGRIAYTLGLVGPAVTIDTACSSSLVAIHMAIQALRQGDCSLAVAGGAAIISAPISLVGFARQRGLAEDGRGKAFGAGADGMGLGEGAAVILLERLSDAERNGHKVLAVIKGSALNQDGASNGIAAPSGPAQRKVINAALANAQLKHEQIDMVETHGTGTKLGDPIEAHALLETYGQARADDRPLWIGSVKTNIAHAQAASGVAGVIKTVMALQHGVLPKSLHAEELSPFIDWETGNVEVLRERRAWPTTGEPRRAAVSSFGLSGTNAHVILEQAPPAPEESDERNEPEHTPWLLSARSEAALRGQAQRLRDHMENNPGIKPLDVAFSLATTRARFENRAVVLGKTRADLLSSLDALAKGEPAGSVVRGAVTDINRTVFVFPGQGSQWAGMASSLLRTSPVFAARMRECHDALAPFADWRLLDVLAKEEDTWWMDRVDVVQPVLWAVMISLAALWQSHGVQPSAVVGHSQGEIAAAVVAGALSIEDGARVVALRSKTISAIAGRGGMMSVALSRTDVQPWLDRPGISLAAVNGANSVVVSGDTAALDELQAALEAADIRVRRVNVDYASHSAHVEEIREQILEVLAPVSPRTPEIPVYSTVTREVIAGPEMGAEYWYRSLRQTVELEDITRLLIEHGHEAFVETSAHPVLLPAIQETLFTTDKGSSSVVVGSLRRDEGGFDRFLTSLSELYVRGGAVDFEPIFAESKARKVELPTYAFQRQSYWMESSATVSAITAAAPDDEFWSAVETEDLHALASTLGIEAQDSLGALLPVLAKWRKAKQESSTVDSLRYKVTWEPVPDAAPTPTGTWLAVVPAGHRSDVLDATVITLELDTADVDRARLTSRIAELAELSELDGVISLLALDERQHSAAGQTVGMALTVALTQALGDAGVDAPLWLATRGAVSVSRADRVASPVQAAIWGLGRIAALEYPHRWGGVVDLPENLDARALRRVTALVTTGGEPECAVRSSGTFARRLVRHAGTGGEKWSARGTVLVTGGTGGLAKHVGRWLAGNGAGHLVLTSRRGADAPGAAELADELRELGVEVTIAACDVSDRAALKELIDGLSDLRAVVHTAGVLDDGLIDTLTPERTDIVFAPKVAAAQNLHELTRELELDAFVLFSSFAGTAGGSGQGSYAAANAFLDALAHQRRADGLPATSVAWGAWAGGGLVDAATAERLRRGGIPAMQPEIAVAAMQRTLDEEGTCVAVVDIDWPTLAQNSPAVKTNPVFGDLAEVKALKATPQISEAPSADGWSGLSEEDRRKALIDVVAGQVAAVLGYSGGDQIEPAKAFRDLGFDSLTAVDLRNRIAEATGLRLPVTLVFDYPTVTVLAEHLASQLAGTSTETAVPVVSAKNTDEPIAIVALSCRYPGGASTPEKFWELLAEGRDAVGEFPTDRGWDLEGRYDPDADKPGTFYATGGGFLHDAAEFDPAFFGISPREALAIDPQQRLLLETAWESFERAGIDPMSVKGTRGGVFIGASYNDYGSRFDTAPPEFEGYLALGSSSSVASGRLSYTFGLEGPAVTVDTACSSSLVALHLAAKALRNNECDSALAGGVVVMSTMDSFIEFSRQRAMSPDGRCKAFSDKADGAGWSEGVGMLLLMRLSDAQRDGHPVLAVIKGTAINQDGASNGLTAPNGPAQQRVIRAALADAGMTPQEVDAVEAHGTGTSLGDPIEAQALFATYGQNREKPLWLGALKSNIGHTQAASGIAGVIKMVLSLQNGLLPRTLHAETPSPHIDWSAGEVALLTEAVEWERNGRPRAAGVSAFGVSGTNAHVILQEAPAVVEEDRVAPELPATPWVLSARSSAGLRGQAEQLLAHVDTSAPLVDTAYSLATSRSTMDYRAVVVGQDLAALRAGLAALAEGSEARGVVSGIAGNSRVAVMFTGQGSQRAGMGRELYDAFPVYASAFDAVCAHLEARLDRPIRDVIFSGEDLDQTGYTQPALFAVEVALYRLAESFGVRPDYLVGHSIGELAAAHVAGVLSLADAAKLVAARGRLMQALPTGGAMVSLQASEADVLPLLSDDVSIAALNGPLSTVIAGAEEAVLKAAEASGVKTKRLTVSHAFHSPLMEPMLAEFRKIAESISYEKPRLPIVSNLTGDLVEEIDADYWVRHVREAVRFRDGIRWLEDNGVGTFIELGPGGVLASMAQDCLEREAVLAPSLRKDRPEAESFLTALAELYVRGAAIDWTPLFEGARRVDLPTYAFQRQRYWLDASQQTADVAGVGLNTTEHPLLRAVTELADSEGYLFTGTISAKTHPWLLDHAVAGSVLFPGTGFLELALHVAAEVGTPVVDELTLEAPLVLPEKGSVTLQLSVSGPDENGNRSLTVHSQSGDTWLRHGTGTLTSESEPAERMPGAWPPAGAEKLDTDGLYDRMLEGGFGYGPTFQGLKSAWRDGSDIVGEVALPEEQRSAAARFGLHPALLDAALHTLAFGGLEGLEGGLMPFSWTGVSLHAVGARELRVRVTPNGRESVRVEVTDQTGQPVASVESLVLRPVSKDSIKAASAGDGSALYTVDWADLSTSDDVTTGEWVLLGDETHPAVQALRTSGVKITAIPSISALTTIPEVVLVPRRATATGELPGRVRTEVHAALALAQEWLREDRLAGSKLVFLTEDADDLAQAAVWGLIRSASNENPDRFALVDTDGTDASHAALPLALAADEPQLRLRDGKVFAARVARATEVPATKEIDPNGTVLVTGATGMLGQLVARNLVTVQQVKHLILVGRRGLSAPGAVELRDELTDLGAEVSVVACDVSDPEAVAVVLKEVPDEHPLTAVVHTAGVLDDGVFDALTPERIDTVFRAKVDAAVNLYELVKDIDLAAFVLFSSIAGVVGGAGQANYAAANGFLDAYAKSLRAKGFPAQSHAWGLWAERSGMTGKLDSADMQRAARSGIAPMTTEEALGLFDAALRSAHGAVIPARLDPTALKAEAANGTIQPVFRGLVRTPAKRATASTAATSAGLAERLSGLDSDEKAQVLLDLVQSTAAAVLGYSDAGGIDAERGLLELGFDSLTAVELRNRLSKATSLRLPVTLLFDYPTSTAIAGYLGSQIKTAEVDPALQSLAELDKVARGLGRIASDDKAKAKVAARLQELLGVLGVETDAVSARLSEASDDDIFDFIDNELGL, encoded by the coding sequence ATGTCGGACTCGAACCAGCAGGTCGTCAACGCACTGCGCGCGTCTCTGAAAGAGACCGAGCGGCTGCGCAAGGCCAACCAGCAGCTCACCGCCGCCTCCCGCGAGCCGATCGCGATCGTGGCGATGAGCTGCCGGTACCCGGGCGGGGTGGCCTCGCCGGAGGACCTGTGGGACGTCGTCGCCGAGGGCCGCGACGTGGTCGGCTCCTTCCCGGCCAACCGCGGCTGGGACCTGGACGCCATGTACGACCCGGACCCGGACGTGCAGGGCACCTGCTACACCACGCAGGGCGGGTTCATCTACGAGGCCGACCAGTTCGACCCGGCGTTCTTCGGGATCTCCCCGCGCGAGGCCGCGACCATGGACCCGCAGCAGCGGTTGCTGCTGGAGACCTCGTGGGAGGTCTTCGAGCGCGCGGGCCTGACTCCCCAGGCGCTCAAGGGAACCCCGACCGGGGTGTTCGTCGGCGCCGCGTACCAGGGGTACGGCGAGAGCTGGCGGGACGCGCCGGACGGCCTCCAAGGGCACCTCGTCACCGGCATGTCGACGAGCATCATCTCCGGCCGGATCGCCTACACGCTGGGGCTTGTGGGCCCGGCGGTCACCATCGACACCGCCTGCTCGTCCTCGCTGGTCGCCATCCACATGGCGATCCAGGCGCTGCGCCAGGGGGACTGCTCGCTCGCCGTCGCGGGCGGCGCGGCGATCATCTCCGCGCCGATCTCGCTCGTCGGCTTCGCCCGCCAGCGCGGTCTCGCCGAGGACGGGCGCGGCAAGGCCTTCGGCGCGGGCGCGGACGGCATGGGCCTCGGCGAGGGCGCCGCGGTCATCCTGCTGGAGCGGCTGTCCGACGCGGAGCGCAACGGGCACAAAGTGCTCGCGGTCATCAAGGGCAGCGCGCTCAACCAGGACGGCGCCTCCAACGGCATCGCCGCGCCGAGCGGTCCCGCGCAGCGCAAGGTGATCAACGCGGCGCTGGCCAACGCACAGCTGAAGCACGAGCAGATCGACATGGTCGAGACGCACGGCACCGGCACCAAGCTGGGCGATCCGATCGAGGCGCACGCGCTGCTGGAGACCTACGGCCAGGCACGGGCCGACGATCGCCCACTGTGGATCGGATCGGTGAAGACCAACATCGCGCACGCGCAGGCCGCCTCCGGTGTCGCCGGTGTCATCAAGACCGTGATGGCCTTGCAGCACGGAGTTCTGCCGAAGTCGCTGCACGCCGAGGAGCTGTCCCCGTTCATCGACTGGGAGACCGGCAACGTCGAGGTCCTGCGCGAGCGGCGTGCCTGGCCTACGACCGGTGAACCCCGTCGCGCCGCCGTCTCCTCCTTCGGTCTCAGCGGCACCAACGCGCACGTGATCCTGGAGCAGGCACCCCCGGCCCCCGAGGAGTCGGACGAGCGCAACGAGCCCGAGCACACGCCGTGGCTGCTCTCCGCTCGCAGCGAAGCGGCCCTCCGCGGGCAGGCCCAGCGCCTCCGCGACCACATGGAGAACAACCCGGGGATCAAGCCCTTGGACGTCGCCTTCTCGCTGGCGACCACTCGTGCCCGCTTCGAGAACCGCGCGGTAGTGCTGGGCAAGACCCGCGCCGATCTTCTGTCCTCTTTGGACGCATTGGCCAAGGGCGAGCCCGCGGGGTCCGTGGTGCGCGGCGCGGTCACCGACATCAACCGCACGGTCTTCGTCTTCCCCGGCCAGGGTTCGCAGTGGGCCGGCATGGCCAGCTCCCTGCTGCGCACCTCGCCGGTGTTCGCCGCGCGGATGCGTGAGTGCCACGACGCGCTCGCCCCGTTCGCCGACTGGCGCCTGCTGGACGTCCTCGCCAAGGAAGAGGACACCTGGTGGATGGATCGCGTCGATGTGGTCCAGCCGGTGCTGTGGGCGGTCATGATCTCCCTGGCCGCCCTGTGGCAGTCGCACGGCGTTCAGCCTTCGGCCGTGGTCGGTCACTCGCAGGGGGAGATCGCCGCGGCTGTCGTCGCCGGTGCTCTGTCCATTGAGGATGGCGCAAGGGTGGTGGCGCTGCGCAGCAAGACGATCAGCGCGATCGCGGGTCGTGGCGGCATGATGTCCGTCGCCCTGTCCCGCACGGATGTGCAGCCTTGGCTGGATCGGCCGGGGATTTCGCTCGCGGCCGTCAACGGCGCGAACTCCGTTGTGGTGTCGGGTGACACCGCCGCGCTGGACGAGCTCCAGGCCGCCCTGGAGGCTGCCGACATCCGCGTCCGCCGGGTGAACGTGGACTACGCCTCGCACTCCGCGCACGTCGAAGAGATCCGCGAGCAGATCCTCGAAGTCCTCGCGCCGGTGTCCCCGCGCACGCCGGAGATCCCGGTGTACTCCACGGTGACCCGCGAGGTGATCGCCGGGCCGGAGATGGGGGCGGAGTACTGGTACCGCAGCCTCCGGCAGACCGTGGAGCTGGAGGACATCACGCGCCTGCTCATCGAGCACGGGCACGAGGCTTTCGTCGAAACCAGCGCGCACCCCGTGCTGTTGCCGGCTATCCAGGAGACCTTGTTCACCACAGACAAGGGTTCTTCCTCGGTTGTCGTGGGTTCGCTGAGAAGGGATGAGGGCGGCTTCGACCGGTTCCTCACCTCGCTGAGCGAGCTGTACGTGCGTGGCGGTGCGGTGGACTTCGAGCCGATCTTCGCGGAGTCGAAGGCCCGCAAGGTCGAGCTGCCCACCTACGCCTTCCAGCGGCAGAGCTACTGGATGGAGTCCTCCGCCACCGTTTCCGCCATCACGGCGGCGGCCCCGGACGACGAGTTCTGGTCCGCCGTGGAGACAGAGGACCTGCACGCTTTGGCCTCGACCTTGGGCATCGAAGCCCAGGACTCCCTGGGCGCACTGCTGCCGGTGCTGGCGAAGTGGCGGAAGGCGAAGCAGGAGTCGTCCACCGTGGACTCACTGCGCTACAAGGTCACGTGGGAGCCGGTGCCCGATGCCGCGCCCACGCCAACTGGCACCTGGCTGGCGGTCGTTCCGGCGGGGCATCGAAGCGACGTCCTTGACGCCACGGTGATAACTCTCGAACTCGACACGGCCGACGTCGATCGCGCGCGGTTGACCTCCCGCATCGCGGAGCTGGCCGAGCTGTCCGAATTGGACGGCGTGATCTCCTTGCTGGCGCTGGACGAACGCCAGCACTCCGCTGCCGGGCAGACCGTGGGCATGGCGCTCACCGTTGCCCTGACGCAGGCCCTTGGTGACGCGGGTGTGGATGCGCCGCTGTGGCTGGCGACTCGGGGAGCTGTCTCGGTCTCCCGAGCCGACCGCGTCGCCAGCCCTGTCCAAGCCGCGATCTGGGGCCTCGGCCGCATCGCCGCGCTGGAGTACCCGCACCGCTGGGGCGGGGTTGTCGACCTTCCGGAGAACCTGGACGCACGAGCCCTTCGCCGCGTCACCGCGCTCGTCACCACTGGCGGGGAACCGGAGTGCGCGGTCCGTTCGTCCGGCACGTTCGCCCGTCGCCTGGTCCGCCACGCGGGTACTGGCGGCGAGAAGTGGAGCGCGCGCGGAACCGTCCTCGTTACGGGCGGCACGGGCGGTCTGGCCAAGCACGTGGGCCGGTGGCTCGCGGGCAACGGGGCCGGGCACCTGGTGCTGACCAGCCGACGCGGCGCCGACGCGCCCGGAGCCGCTGAACTCGCCGATGAGCTGCGCGAACTCGGCGTCGAGGTCACGATCGCGGCGTGCGATGTCTCCGACCGCGCGGCGCTGAAGGAACTCATCGACGGCCTGAGTGACCTGCGCGCCGTGGTGCACACCGCCGGTGTGCTGGACGACGGGCTGATCGACACGCTCACCCCGGAGCGCACGGACATCGTGTTCGCGCCCAAGGTCGCCGCGGCGCAGAACCTGCACGAACTGACCCGCGAACTGGAGCTGGACGCGTTCGTGCTGTTCTCCTCCTTCGCCGGTACCGCGGGTGGCTCTGGGCAGGGCAGCTACGCCGCCGCGAACGCCTTCCTCGACGCGCTTGCCCATCAGCGGCGGGCGGACGGCCTCCCCGCGACCTCCGTCGCCTGGGGTGCATGGGCCGGCGGTGGGCTGGTCGACGCGGCGACTGCGGAGCGGTTGCGGCGCGGGGGGATTCCCGCCATGCAGCCGGAGATCGCTGTCGCGGCGATGCAGCGCACTCTGGACGAAGAGGGCACGTGCGTCGCCGTCGTGGACATCGACTGGCCGACGCTCGCGCAGAACTCCCCGGCGGTGAAGACCAACCCGGTCTTCGGTGACCTGGCCGAGGTCAAGGCGCTCAAGGCAACCCCGCAGATCTCCGAGGCACCGAGCGCCGACGGCTGGAGCGGACTGTCCGAAGAGGACCGGCGCAAGGCGCTGATCGACGTGGTCGCCGGGCAGGTGGCCGCGGTGCTCGGCTACTCGGGCGGCGACCAGATCGAGCCCGCCAAGGCGTTCCGCGACCTCGGGTTCGACTCGCTCACCGCGGTGGACCTGCGCAACCGGATCGCCGAAGCCACCGGACTGCGGCTGCCGGTCACGCTGGTCTTCGACTACCCGACCGTGACGGTTCTCGCCGAGCACCTGGCTTCGCAGCTCGCAGGCACCAGCACCGAGACCGCTGTCCCTGTGGTGTCCGCGAAGAACACCGATGAGCCCATCGCCATCGTCGCGCTCAGCTGCCGGTACCCGGGTGGTGCGAGCACTCCCGAGAAGTTCTGGGAGCTGTTGGCCGAAGGCCGCGACGCCGTGGGCGAGTTCCCCACCGACCGCGGCTGGGACCTCGAAGGCCGCTACGACCCGGACGCCGACAAGCCCGGCACGTTCTACGCCACGGGTGGTGGGTTCCTCCACGACGCGGCCGAGTTCGACCCGGCGTTCTTCGGGATCAGCCCCCGCGAGGCCCTAGCGATCGACCCGCAGCAGCGGCTGCTGCTCGAAACGGCCTGGGAGAGCTTCGAGCGCGCGGGCATCGACCCGATGTCGGTCAAGGGCACCCGGGGCGGCGTGTTCATCGGCGCCAGCTACAACGACTACGGCTCGCGCTTCGACACCGCTCCGCCGGAGTTCGAGGGCTACCTCGCCCTCGGCAGCTCCAGCAGCGTCGCGTCCGGGCGACTGTCCTACACCTTCGGGCTCGAAGGCCCGGCGGTCACCGTGGACACCGCGTGCTCGTCCTCGCTGGTCGCGCTGCACCTCGCGGCGAAGGCGCTGCGCAACAACGAGTGCGACTCCGCGCTGGCCGGTGGCGTGGTCGTGATGTCCACAATGGACAGCTTCATCGAGTTCTCCCGTCAGCGCGCGATGTCCCCGGACGGCCGCTGCAAGGCGTTCTCCGACAAGGCCGACGGCGCCGGGTGGTCCGAGGGCGTCGGCATGCTCCTGCTGATGCGGCTCTCCGACGCTCAGCGCGACGGTCACCCCGTTCTCGCCGTCATCAAGGGCACCGCGATCAACCAGGACGGCGCCTCCAACGGCCTGACCGCCCCGAACGGCCCCGCCCAGCAGCGGGTCATCCGGGCGGCCCTCGCCGACGCGGGCATGACGCCGCAGGAGGTCGACGCGGTCGAGGCGCACGGCACCGGCACCTCGCTCGGCGACCCGATCGAGGCCCAGGCGCTGTTCGCCACCTATGGGCAGAACCGCGAGAAGCCGTTGTGGCTCGGTGCGCTGAAGTCCAACATCGGCCACACCCAGGCGGCCTCCGGTATCGCCGGTGTCATCAAGATGGTGCTGTCGCTCCAGAACGGCCTGCTGCCGCGCACCCTGCACGCGGAGACGCCTTCGCCGCACATCGACTGGTCCGCGGGTGAGGTCGCTCTGCTGACCGAGGCCGTGGAGTGGGAGCGCAACGGTCGCCCGCGCGCCGCCGGTGTCTCGGCCTTCGGTGTCAGTGGCACCAACGCGCACGTGATCCTTCAGGAAGCTCCTGCGGTGGTCGAGGAGGATCGGGTCGCTCCCGAGCTTCCCGCGACGCCGTGGGTTCTCTCCGCCCGGAGCAGCGCCGGTCTTCGTGGCCAGGCTGAACAGCTTCTGGCGCACGTCGACACCAGCGCTCCGTTGGTCGACACCGCATACTCCTTGGCGACCAGCAGGTCCACTATGGACTACCGCGCGGTCGTCGTCGGCCAGGACCTCGCTGCGCTGCGCGCCGGCCTGGCCGCCCTCGCGGAGGGCAGCGAAGCACGCGGAGTCGTCAGTGGGATCGCGGGGAACAGCCGCGTCGCGGTGATGTTCACCGGCCAGGGATCGCAGCGCGCGGGCATGGGGCGCGAGCTGTACGACGCCTTCCCGGTCTACGCATCGGCGTTCGACGCGGTGTGCGCGCACCTCGAAGCCCGTCTCGACCGCCCGATCCGCGATGTGATCTTCAGTGGAGAGGATCTGGACCAGACCGGCTACACGCAGCCCGCGCTGTTCGCCGTGGAGGTTGCGCTGTACCGGCTCGCGGAGAGCTTCGGCGTCCGACCGGACTACCTGGTCGGCCACTCCATCGGCGAGCTGGCCGCCGCCCACGTGGCCGGAGTGCTCTCGCTCGCCGACGCCGCGAAGCTCGTCGCCGCGCGGGGCCGCCTGATGCAGGCGCTGCCCACTGGTGGCGCGATGGTGTCGCTACAGGCTTCAGAGGCGGACGTGCTGCCGTTGCTGAGCGACGACGTCAGCATCGCAGCGCTGAACGGTCCACTGTCGACGGTCATCGCCGGAGCCGAGGAGGCGGTGCTCAAGGCGGCCGAGGCGAGCGGCGTGAAGACCAAGCGCCTCACGGTCTCGCACGCCTTCCACTCGCCGCTGATGGAGCCGATGCTCGCGGAGTTCCGCAAGATCGCCGAGTCGATCAGCTATGAGAAGCCGCGTCTGCCGATCGTGTCCAACCTGACCGGGGATCTGGTCGAGGAGATCGACGCCGACTACTGGGTCCGCCACGTTCGCGAGGCGGTCCGGTTCCGCGACGGCATCCGCTGGCTGGAGGACAACGGCGTCGGCACCTTCATCGAGCTGGGCCCCGGTGGAGTCCTCGCGTCGATGGCGCAGGACTGCCTTGAGCGCGAGGCGGTTCTCGCTCCGTCGCTGCGCAAGGACCGCCCGGAGGCGGAGTCGTTTCTGACCGCGCTCGCCGAGCTGTACGTGCGCGGGGCCGCGATCGACTGGACTCCGCTCTTCGAAGGCGCTCGGCGCGTCGACCTGCCGACCTACGCCTTCCAGCGGCAGCGCTACTGGCTGGACGCATCGCAGCAGACCGCCGACGTGGCCGGCGTCGGTCTCAACACCACCGAGCACCCGCTGCTCCGCGCGGTCACCGAGCTGGCCGACAGTGAGGGCTACCTGTTCACCGGGACCATCTCCGCGAAGACCCACCCCTGGTTGCTGGACCACGCGGTGGCAGGGTCGGTTCTCTTCCCCGGCACGGGTTTCCTGGAACTGGCCCTGCACGTGGCGGCCGAGGTCGGGACGCCGGTCGTCGACGAGCTGACCCTCGAAGCCCCGCTCGTGCTGCCGGAGAAGGGTTCTGTGACCCTCCAGCTCTCGGTGAGCGGCCCGGACGAGAACGGCAACCGTTCGCTCACCGTGCACTCGCAGTCCGGCGACACCTGGCTGCGCCACGGCACCGGAACCCTGACCAGCGAGTCGGAACCGGCTGAGCGCATGCCCGGCGCCTGGCCTCCCGCAGGTGCGGAGAAGCTGGACACGGACGGCCTCTACGACCGCATGCTGGAGGGCGGCTTCGGGTACGGGCCGACTTTCCAGGGCCTCAAGTCGGCGTGGCGCGACGGCTCCGACATCGTCGGCGAGGTCGCGTTGCCGGAGGAGCAGCGGTCGGCCGCGGCGAGGTTCGGCCTGCACCCCGCTCTGCTGGACGCGGCGCTGCACACCCTGGCGTTCGGTGGGCTCGAAGGGCTTGAGGGCGGTCTGATGCCGTTCTCGTGGACCGGAGTGTCGTTGCACGCGGTCGGCGCTCGTGAACTGCGTGTTCGGGTTACGCCCAATGGCAGAGAGTCCGTGCGCGTCGAGGTCACCGACCAGACCGGCCAGCCGGTCGCCTCGGTCGAGTCCCTGGTGTTGCGTCCGGTCTCCAAGGACAGCATCAAGGCGGCCTCGGCCGGTGACGGCTCGGCGCTGTACACCGTCGACTGGGCCGATCTGTCCACTTCGGACGATGTGACCACGGGGGAGTGGGTCCTCCTCGGCGATGAGACCCACCCGGCGGTCCAGGCGCTCCGGACCAGTGGCGTCAAGATCACCGCGATCCCCAGCATCTCCGCGCTCACCACGATCCCCGAGGTCGTGCTCGTCCCGCGACGCGCGACGGCCACGGGTGAGCTGCCGGGGCGGGTGCGCACCGAGGTGCACGCAGCGCTGGCGCTGGCACAGGAATGGCTGCGCGAGGACCGGCTCGCCGGTTCGAAGCTGGTGTTTCTCACCGAGGACGCCGACGACCTGGCGCAGGCAGCCGTGTGGGGCCTGATTCGCTCCGCCAGCAACGAGAACCCGGACCGTTTCGCGCTCGTCGACACGGACGGCACGGACGCGTCGCACGCCGCGCTTCCCCTCGCACTGGCCGCCGACGAGCCCCAGCTGCGCCTGCGGGACGGAAAGGTCTTCGCGGCGCGGGTCGCGCGGGCCACGGAGGTCCCGGCCACCAAGGAGATCGACCCCAACGGGACCGTTCTCGTCACGGGTGCGACGGGCATGCTGGGCCAGCTGGTCGCGCGGAACCTCGTGACGGTGCAGCAGGTCAAGCACCTCATCCTGGTCGGCCGCCGCGGCCTCAGCGCTCCGGGCGCGGTGGAGCTCCGGGACGAGCTGACCGACCTCGGCGCCGAAGTCTCCGTCGTGGCCTGCGATGTCTCCGATCCCGAAGCCGTGGCGGTGGTGCTGAAGGAAGTTCCGGACGAGCACCCGCTGACCGCAGTCGTCCACACCGCCGGTGTGCTGGACGACGGCGTGTTCGACGCGTTGACGCCGGAGCGGATCGACACCGTGTTCCGCGCGAAGGTCGACGCGGCGGTGAACCTCTACGAGCTGGTCAAGGACATCGACCTGGCTGCCTTCGTGCTGTTCTCGTCGATCGCCGGTGTGGTCGGTGGAGCTGGTCAGGCGAACTACGCCGCGGCCAACGGATTCCTCGACGCGTACGCGAAGAGCCTGCGGGCCAAGGGTTTCCCGGCTCAGTCGCACGCGTGGGGCCTGTGGGCCGAGCGCAGCGGCATGACGGGCAAGCTCGACTCCGCCGACATGCAGCGGGCCGCGCGCTCCGGTATCGCGCCGATGACCACGGAGGAAGCGCTCGGGCTGTTCGACGCGGCGCTGCGCTCCGCGCACGGCGCGGTGATCCCGGCCCGGCTCGACCCGACCGCGCTCAAGGCCGAAGCGGCCAACGGGACCATCCAGCCCGTGTTCCGCGGCCTGGTGCGGACTCCGGCGAAGCGGGCGACCGCGTCCACGGCCGCGACGTCGGCCGGACTCGCCGAGCGGCTGTCCGGTTTGGACAGTGACGAGAAGGCCCAGGTGCTGCTCGACCTGGTGCAGTCCACGGCCGCGGCCGTGCTCGGATACTCCGACGCGGGCGGCATCGACGCCGAGCGCGGCCTGCTGGAGCTGGGCTTCGACTCGCTGACCGCGGTCGAGCTGCGCAACCGGTTGAGCAAGGCCACCTCGCTGCGCCTGCCGGTGACGCTGCTCTTCGACTACCCGACCTCCACCGCGATCGCGGGCTATCTGGGGAGCCAGATCAAGACTGCCGAGGTCGATCCAGCGCTGCAGAGCCTTGCTGAGCTGGACAAGGTCGCGCGCGGGCTCGGCCGGATCGCCTCGGACGACAAGGCCAAGGCGAAGGTCGCGGCCCGGTTGCAGGAACTCCTCGGGGTGCTCGGCGTGGAGACCGACGCGGTGTCCGCCCGGCTGTCCGAGGCCAGCGACGACGACATCTTTGACTTCATCGACAACGAGCTGGGTCTGTGA
- a CDS encoding thioesterase II family protein, producing MLELSPELSLWLRRFHQPAPDAPVLVCFPHAGGSASYFFKLSEALSPDVDVLAVQYPGRQDRRAERCVDNVVTLAEQVLEAILPLREQRPLTFFGHSMGATVGFEVARRLEHSHGRPIERFLVSARCAPSLHRSADIHKRDDDGIIAEIARLSGTESALLGDEELIRMVLPSIRNDYKAAETYAYRPGEPLSCPVVGLCGDSDPRVAPADLDGWAAHTTAPYTSKTFSGGHFYFGETPAPLAAEIRTQLLTPV from the coding sequence ATGCTGGAGCTCTCCCCGGAGTTGTCCCTGTGGTTGCGCAGGTTCCACCAGCCGGCTCCGGACGCGCCGGTGCTGGTGTGCTTCCCGCACGCGGGCGGATCGGCGAGCTACTTCTTCAAGCTCTCCGAGGCGCTCTCGCCGGACGTCGACGTGCTGGCGGTGCAGTACCCCGGCCGCCAGGACCGCCGCGCGGAACGCTGCGTGGACAACGTGGTGACGCTCGCCGAGCAGGTGCTCGAAGCGATCCTGCCGCTGCGCGAACAGCGGCCGTTGACCTTCTTCGGCCACAGCATGGGCGCCACCGTCGGCTTCGAGGTGGCGCGTCGGCTGGAGCACTCGCACGGCAGGCCGATCGAGCGGTTCCTCGTCTCCGCGCGCTGCGCGCCCTCGCTGCACCGCAGCGCCGACATCCACAAGCGCGACGACGACGGCATCATCGCCGAGATCGCCCGGCTCAGCGGCACCGAGTCGGCCCTGCTCGGCGACGAGGAGCTGATCAGGATGGTGCTCCCGTCGATCCGCAACGACTACAAGGCGGCCGAGACCTACGCCTACCGCCCTGGCGAACCGCTCAGCTGTCCGGTCGTCGGCCTCTGCGGTGACTCCGACCCGCGCGTGGCCCCCGCCGACCTCGACGGCTGGGCCGCGCACACCACCGCCCCCTACACCTCGAAGACCTTCTCCGGCGGCCACTTCTACTTCGGCGAGACCCCCGCCCCCCTGGCCGCCGAGATCCGCACCCAGCTCCTCACCCCGGTCTAG